From Lolium perenne isolate Kyuss_39 chromosome 5, Kyuss_2.0, whole genome shotgun sequence, a single genomic window includes:
- the LOC127304519 gene encoding uncharacterized protein: MVSPSISFNQFLEKEKLKSNDSNFTDWFRHVRIFLAGGNLQYVLDAPLGAPPAETESDEVKNVYQTRKIRYSQVQCAILCSLEADLQKRFEHHDPYELVNELKAIFETHAVVECYEASKQFFSCMMEEGSSVSEHMLAMSGHAKKLSDLGIVIPNKLGINRVLQSLPPSYKNFVMNYNMQNMNKELPELFSMLKSAEVEIKKENQVLMVNKTTSFKKQGKPNNKDNFKKGGKKVVAPPEKPKAGPKPDTVCYYCKEKGHWKRNCSKYLADLKSGLIKKKGTAE, from the exons atggtgtccccctccatcagttttaaccagttcctagagaaagaaaagcttaagagcaacgatagcaacttcactgactggttccgtcatgtgaggattttcctcgctggtggaaacctgcaatatgtgctcgatgcaccgctaggtgccccacctgcagaaactgaatccgatgaggtaaagaatgtttaccagactcggaaaattcggtactctcaagttcagtgtgccatcctgtgcagtctggaagccgatcttcaaaaacgttttgagcaccacgatccgtatgagctggtcaatgagctgaaagctatttttgaaactcatgcggtcgtggaatgctatgaagcatcgaaacagttcttcagttgcatgatggaagagggcagctccgttagtgagcacatgctcgctatgtccgggcatgcgaagaaactcagtgacttggggatagtgattcctaacaagctggggattaatcgtgtcctccaatcactgccacctagttacaagaacttcgtgatgaactacaacatgcagaacatgaacaaggagttacctgaactcttctccatgctgaaatctgctgaggttgagataaagaaagagaaccaagtgttgatggtcaacaagaccaccagtttcaagaagcagggcaagcctaacaacaaggacaacttcaagaagggcggcaagaaagttgttgcgcctccggagaagcctaaggctggccctaagcctgatactgtgtgctattactgcaaggagaaggggcactggaagcgtaattgctccaaatacttggctgatctgaagagcggcctcatcaaaaagaaag gaactgcggaatag